GCGGAGCCCGTGGAACGGTAGACGTACGTGCCGCCCGTCCCGTACGCGATCAGGTCGGGGCGGCCGTCGGCGTCGACGTCGCCGGCACCGACGAGCTGGGAGAAGGCACCCCAGCCGCCGCCGATCTGCACGCGCGGGGCGAAGTTGCCGCTGCCGTCGCCCTGGTAGAGCCAGAGGACGCCGGAGGTGTCGCGTGCGACGAGGTCGCCCGCGCCCGTGCCGGCGATGTTGCCGACCGCCGTGAGGTGGTTGTACACGCCCCAGCCGCCGCCGACGCGGGCGCGGGTCGCGAAGGGCTTTGCGGAGTCGCCGGTGCCCTTGTAGAACCACAGGACGCCGGTGGTGTCCGTGGCGAGCAGGTCGGCGCGGCCGTCGCCGTCGAGGTCCGAGCCGCCCGTCAGCTTGTCGTAGGCGTTCCAGCCGGTGCCGACCTTGACGCGGGTCTCGAAGGTGCCGTCGCCCTTGCCGAGGTAGTGCCAGAGCACTCCGGCACCGTCGAGCGCGACCAGGTCGCCGACCTTGCTGCCCGCGAGGTCCCCGACGGCCTCGATCTGCTTGTACGCGCCCCAGCCGGTGCCGACCTTGGTGCGTCCGGCGGTCACGACCGTGCCGTCCACCGGCCGGTCCCGCAGGTCGTCGCGCCACAGCGCGCCGGCGGCGTCCCGGGCGAGGACGTCGGTGGAGCCGTTGTCCGTGTAGTCGTGCGGGTTGACCGACCGGACGACGTTCAGCTGCCAGCCCTGGTAGGCCGGCACGCCGGTGCCGTCGAGCAGCTTCGCCTCGGCCTCCACCGCGTACGAGCCGTTCGGCGCGTCCGCCCCGTCCAGGACGGCGTCCCAGGTGAAGGAGAAGAGGTTGCCCTCGGCGGGGGCGTACACCCGCGTCCGGTACGTCTGCTCCGTGACCATGTGCGTCAGCGTGACGTCCACGTAGGCCTCGCGGTGCGAGAGGGTCCAACCCAGGGTGACCTTGCCGCCGGTCTGGTCGAGGTTCACCGTGTCGGGGACGTGGACCTGCTCGATCTTCAGGTCGACCAGCGGGGCCTCGTCGGCCACCTTGGTGACCTTGGGGGCGCCCTCCGCGATCTCGACCCGGAACAGGCCCTTGCCGTCGGCGGCGCGCGCACCGCGCACCACGCCGGTGCCGTCGGCCCCGGCCGTCGCCTCGGTGCCGGAGTCCAGGAGTTCGCGGGTCTCGCCGGTGCTCAGGGAGACGGCCCGGACGGGCGTCGTGGGGTTGCCGTAGACCAGCCAGTCGCCGACGAGAGTGAAGTACCACTCGCTGTCGTGGGCGCCCAGGACGGTCCGCTTCTCCGCCCCGGTCGCACGGTCGACGGACGCGACGTACCCGCCGGTGCCGGCCTCGTAGCCGTACCAGGCCACGTGCGAGGCGGAGAACTCCAGGCCGCCGAAGCCGTACCCGGACTCGGGGGCGGCGAACGTCTTGGTGACCGCCCCGGTCGCCAGGTCGATCAGGGCCCGGCCGCCGGTCCGGGCACCCTCCGGGCCGGTCCCGTACCCGACGAGGACGGAGCCGTCGTGGGGCTTCGAGGCGAAGAAGTCGGAGGCGGTGCCGGGCAGGCCCGTGATCTTGCGGGTGGTCGTCGTGGCGCCGTCCTTGGTCACGACGTGCAGCTCCGCCAGGTCGAGGGCGTTCGGCAGCTGCGCGAGCACGCTCGTCGGGCTCAGCGCGGCCACGTAGTTGCCGTTGAGGGCGCCGAGGTCGATGTCGACGCCCGGGGCGGAGGGGTCGGCCATGTTCCGCAGGGTGATCGCACGCATCTGGGAGGACCAGTTGTGGTCGCCGATGACGACCACGTCGTCGGCTCCCATGGTCCAGCCGCCGCCCTCGGGCACCGCGAGCGGGGTCCGGGCGCCTCCGTCGTTCGGCGTCCAGACCAGCGTGCGGCGGCGGTCCTCCGTGAAGGAGAACGTGAGGAAGCCGGAGGCTCCCACACCCCCGAGGTCGGTGCCCTCGGGGTAGACGGGAAGGGTCTGGTCGGCCGGGGCCGCGACGGCGGCCGGCGCGGCCGCGAAGGCGGCGGGAGCGGTGGCCAGGGTGCCTGCCCCGAGCGCGGTCACGGCGAGGACGACGGTGACCGCTGTGGCGAGACGGGTGCCGGTGAAACGGTGCTGCAAGGTGAAACCCCCACGAAGAGACTCGGACACGGGAGTGCCGCACCCGATCAGACCACCGACCCGGTCGAATAGTTGTACGGGTATTCCGAAGGTCCCGGATCACCAGGCCAGTTGGGCGATCTCCTCCGCCACCACCGCGCACGCGTCCGCCGCCGGATCGATCAGCGGGAAGTGGCCGACCTCCTCGAGGAGCGTCACACCGACCGTCTCGCCCGCCTTCGCGGCCGCCTCGGCGTAGGCGTCGACGACGGCGTACGGCACGTCGACGTCCGTACGGCCCTGGACGACGGTGGTCGCGATCCCGGTCGGCAGCAGCACCGAGGGGTCGGTGTGGGCCGCCCGCTCCTCGTACGAGGAAGGGCCGCCGAGCAGTTCGGTGACCGCGCCGCCGCACACCCCCAGCTCGACCGACCGGCCGAAGTGGGCGATCGGGGCGAGGGCGACGACCCCGCGGAGCGCGGGCGGGGCGGGCAGCCGCCACGGGGAGCCGACGGGCAGGACGTGCCGGGCGGCGGCCCAGAGGGCGAGCTGGCCGCCCGCCGAGTGGCCGGTGAGCACGATCCGGTCGGTGTCGGCCTGCGGCAGATGTACGGCGGCGAGTCGGGGCAGGGCGTCGAGCGCCGCCGCCACGTCGTCGAAGGTCTCGGGCCAGCGCCCGGCGACCGGGGTGGCACCACCCTGACGGGGGATGTCGCTGCCGCGCCGGTACTCGACGTTCGCCACGGCGAAGCCACGCCGG
This sequence is a window from Streptomyces sp. NBC_00691. Protein-coding genes within it:
- a CDS encoding FG-GAP repeat domain-containing protein, which produces MQHRFTGTRLATAVTVVLAVTALGAGTLATAPAAFAAAPAAVAAPADQTLPVYPEGTDLGGVGASGFLTFSFTEDRRRTLVWTPNDGGARTPLAVPEGGGWTMGADDVVVIGDHNWSSQMRAITLRNMADPSAPGVDIDLGALNGNYVAALSPTSVLAQLPNALDLAELHVVTKDGATTTTRKITGLPGTASDFFASKPHDGSVLVGYGTGPEGARTGGRALIDLATGAVTKTFAAPESGYGFGGLEFSASHVAWYGYEAGTGGYVASVDRATGAEKRTVLGAHDSEWYFTLVGDWLVYGNPTTPVRAVSLSTGETRELLDSGTEATAGADGTGVVRGARAADGKGLFRVEIAEGAPKVTKVADEAPLVDLKIEQVHVPDTVNLDQTGGKVTLGWTLSHREAYVDVTLTHMVTEQTYRTRVYAPAEGNLFSFTWDAVLDGADAPNGSYAVEAEAKLLDGTGVPAYQGWQLNVVRSVNPHDYTDNGSTDVLARDAAGALWRDDLRDRPVDGTVVTAGRTKVGTGWGAYKQIEAVGDLAGSKVGDLVALDGAGVLWHYLGKGDGTFETRVKVGTGWNAYDKLTGGSDLDGDGRADLLATDTTGVLWFYKGTGDSAKPFATRARVGGGWGVYNHLTAVGNIAGTGAGDLVARDTSGVLWLYQGDGSGNFAPRVQIGGGWGAFSQLVGAGDVDADGRPDLIAYGTGGTYVYRSTGSATAPFSRRTTDLYTGEGATFNHVA
- a CDS encoding alpha/beta hydrolase, coding for MPDPAARAAAEEASAFSHPAVPPDGSAAYGGHPDQVIDFYAPRGGPARAPLVVALHGGAWRAPYDRRHLTPFVDFLARRGFAVANVEYRRGSDIPRQGGATPVAGRWPETFDDVAAALDALPRLAAVHLPQADTDRIVLTGHSAGGQLALWAAARHVLPVGSPWRLPAPPALRGVVALAPIAHFGRSVELGVCGGAVTELLGGPSSYEERAAHTDPSVLLPTGIATTVVQGRTDVDVPYAVVDAYAEAAAKAGETVGVTLLEEVGHFPLIDPAADACAVVAEEIAQLAW